Proteins encoded within one genomic window of Streptomyces profundus:
- a CDS encoding UbiD family decarboxylase has product MSHFTDLRDYIDALDALGDIRRVDRPVSADLEAAAITRRSYEIRSPAPLFTRIAEDRIGMRMFGAPAGVSSRPDMRLARLALSVGLPAETGAAQLVDHLVRTRDAPPVPPRTVAREGAPCKENVLLGDDATLDRFAVPRIHEKDGGSYLNTWGVIIARTPDGAWVNWSISRIMMLDGKRMTGLVMPPQHLGLVWQAWAERGEPMPYALVQGGAPAIPFVGGIPLPRGVDEAGYIGALHGEPVDVVRCETVDLEVPAHAEVVIEGHVSTGRDSLEGPFGEYAGYVSTQSSFQPVYTVEAITHRSEPIWPIVPEGRPADEYHTVTGTGRAANVLHALRRAGLPVTTAWMPFPAAMHWTVVTVPDDWRSKLPGVDTGEFTRRIGEVIHNSGGPSAMMPVTYVLDDDIDPSDEADLLWALGTRLHPRDRRYSWDAVVLPFMACYGEDERKAMRGPSVVHDGLLPAWGDGRLRHSSFAQAYPSDIRHQVLKHWDD; this is encoded by the coding sequence ATGAGCCACTTCACCGACCTGCGTGACTACATCGACGCCCTCGACGCCCTCGGCGACATCCGGAGGGTCGACCGGCCCGTGAGCGCGGACCTGGAGGCGGCGGCGATCACCCGGCGCAGCTACGAGATCCGCTCCCCCGCGCCGCTGTTCACCCGGATCGCCGAGGACCGGATCGGGATGCGGATGTTCGGCGCGCCGGCGGGCGTCAGCTCCAGGCCCGACATGCGGCTGGCGCGGCTCGCCCTCTCGGTGGGGCTGCCGGCCGAGACGGGGGCGGCCCAGCTGGTCGACCATCTGGTCCGCACCCGTGACGCCCCGCCCGTGCCACCACGGACGGTGGCGCGCGAGGGCGCGCCGTGCAAGGAGAACGTGCTGCTCGGCGACGACGCGACCCTCGACCGGTTCGCCGTCCCCCGGATCCACGAGAAGGACGGCGGCTCCTATCTCAACACCTGGGGCGTGATCATCGCCAGGACGCCCGACGGGGCATGGGTCAACTGGTCGATCTCGCGGATCATGATGCTCGACGGGAAGCGGATGACGGGCCTGGTGATGCCGCCGCAGCACCTCGGCCTCGTCTGGCAGGCCTGGGCCGAGCGCGGCGAGCCGATGCCGTACGCGCTGGTGCAGGGCGGCGCCCCGGCGATCCCCTTCGTGGGCGGCATCCCGCTGCCGCGCGGGGTGGACGAGGCGGGGTACATCGGCGCGCTGCACGGGGAGCCGGTCGACGTGGTGCGCTGCGAGACGGTCGACCTCGAGGTGCCGGCGCACGCCGAGGTCGTCATCGAGGGCCATGTGTCGACGGGCCGCGACAGCCTTGAGGGGCCGTTCGGCGAGTACGCCGGCTATGTGTCCACGCAGTCCTCCTTCCAGCCCGTCTACACCGTCGAGGCGATCACCCACCGCTCCGAGCCGATCTGGCCGATCGTCCCCGAGGGCCGGCCGGCCGACGAGTACCACACCGTCACCGGCACGGGGCGGGCCGCGAACGTGCTGCACGCGCTGCGGCGCGCGGGCCTGCCGGTGACGACGGCGTGGATGCCGTTCCCGGCCGCCATGCACTGGACGGTGGTGACCGTGCCCGACGACTGGCGGTCGAAGCTGCCCGGCGTGGACACCGGCGAGTTCACCCGGCGCATCGGGGAGGTCATCCACAACAGCGGCGGGCCCAGCGCGATGATGCCGGTCACCTACGTCCTGGACGACGACATCGACCCGTCCGACGAGGCCGACCTGCTGTGGGCGCTGGGCACCCGGCTGCATCCGAGGGACCGCCGCTACTCCTGGGACGCCGTGGTCCTGCCGTTCATGGCCTGTTACGGGGAGGACGAGCGCAAGGCGATGCGCGGCCCCAGCGTCGTCCATGACGGGCTGCTGCCCGCCTGGGGCGACGGCCGTCTGCGGCACAGCTCCTTCGCCCAGGCGTACCCGTCCGACATCCGCCACCAGGTCCTCAAGCACTGGGACGACTGA
- a CDS encoding FAS1-like dehydratase domain-containing protein, with product MALNPGCVGTTYPPARPYPVEAETIRRFAEAVGDPAPVYTDLRAAKDLGHPAVPAPPTFPFVVAMRAMDEVFSYEDIGFDPTYLIHGEQRFEYTRPVRAGDRLVTTVGITGAKRLRGKDVLSLRADVADEDGEPVVALHMTFVSLSAVEGGGSA from the coding sequence GTGGCGTTGAATCCGGGCTGCGTGGGCACGACGTACCCGCCCGCGCGCCCCTACCCAGTGGAGGCGGAGACGATCCGCCGCTTCGCCGAGGCCGTGGGCGACCCGGCCCCCGTCTACACCGACCTCCGCGCGGCCAAGGACCTCGGCCACCCGGCCGTCCCCGCGCCGCCGACCTTCCCGTTCGTCGTGGCCATGCGGGCGATGGACGAGGTGTTCAGCTATGAGGACATCGGCTTCGACCCGACCTATCTGATCCACGGCGAGCAGCGCTTCGAGTACACCCGCCCGGTCAGGGCCGGTGACCGGCTGGTGACCACGGTGGGGATCACGGGCGCGAAGCGGCTGCGCGGCAAGGACGTGCTGAGCCTGCGCGCCGATGTCGCCGACGAGGACGGGGAGCCGGTCGTCGCCCTGCACATGACCTTCGTCTCCCTGAGCGCCGTGGAAGGCGGTGGATCCGCGTGA